A section of the Natronolimnobius sp. AArcel1 genome encodes:
- a CDS encoding winged helix-turn-helix domain-containing protein produces the protein MTAKYSVPDDAYAALGDETRLEILFELADHYDEAWSTGWLSFSALYDLVDIDDTSRFSYHLGKLQEEFVVKEREQYRPTIAALEVVTAIRSGTYADATTRETTIDASCPHCEAPLLARHHEHLLTLSCPDHGVSMGYPVPPIAASHQSLETLVDLVLRRHAAHVDSLRRGVCPYCWGPATFSFPHESVPEFTLQYDTIYARAACEACWMSYPIPIPDLLVSHPDIRHLYAVHDLEPPATQLGSLSLVQLSDVELLEDGKARVTISLEETTLVVDLEESGTVDICHRITKS, from the coding sequence CGAACTGGCCGACCATTACGACGAGGCGTGGTCGACCGGCTGGCTTTCGTTTTCCGCCCTCTACGACCTGGTCGACATCGATGATACGAGCCGGTTCAGCTACCACCTCGGAAAGCTCCAGGAGGAGTTCGTCGTCAAGGAACGCGAACAGTACCGCCCGACTATCGCCGCGCTCGAGGTCGTCACCGCGATCCGATCCGGGACCTACGCCGATGCGACGACTCGCGAGACGACTATCGACGCGTCTTGTCCCCACTGCGAAGCGCCGCTCCTCGCTCGCCATCACGAACACCTGCTGACGCTGTCCTGTCCCGACCACGGCGTCTCGATGGGGTATCCCGTCCCGCCAATCGCTGCTTCTCACCAGTCCCTCGAGACGCTCGTCGACCTCGTGCTTCGACGACATGCGGCTCACGTCGACTCACTTCGTCGCGGCGTCTGTCCCTATTGTTGGGGACCAGCCACGTTCTCCTTTCCACACGAGTCGGTCCCCGAATTCACGCTCCAGTACGACACCATCTACGCGAGAGCCGCCTGCGAGGCCTGCTGGATGTCGTACCCGATTCCGATTCCCGACTTACTCGTCTCCCATCCCGACATCCGCCACCTGTACGCCGTCCACGACCTCGAGCCGCCGGCGACCCAGCTCGGCTCGCTGTCGCTAGTCCAACTGAGCGATGTCGAACTTCTCGAGGATGGCAAAGCTAGGGTCACCATCTCGCTTGAGGAGACGACGCTTGTCGTCGATCTTGAGGAGAGTGGGACAGTCGATATATGTCATCGAATCACCAAATCATAA